The window TGGGCCACCATCGAAGCGAAGATCCGCAACGGGGTGCCGCGTGAACAGGCGCTCGTGGAAGCCGGATACCCGCCGGAGATCGTCAAGGCGTGGCTGGCCAACCTCGACGACGACGCCGAACTCCAGCGTCGCGTCGAACTGCTCGCCGCTCTCGGTGACGCCATTCAGAAGCTCGGCTCCGGCGTCGCCCTGGGCGCAGTCACTGGGCAGCAGGTAGCCACCATTCTCGACGGCGTCATGGCCGCCGCGGAGCATGCCGACCGGGAGGTGACGGCCGGTGCCTAGCCGCGACGGGAACGTCATCCGCCTCATCCAGGGGCCGCACACCGAGGCCGTCCAGGCCATCGAGGACGAGACCATCGATGCGGCAGTGGGCGGGCTGGACGCCGAGTTCACCAAAGCCTCCCAGGAGACGGTCACGCTGTGGGTGCAGTTGTTCGGCAGCCCGCGCGCGAACGCCGGGGACGACAGACTGCTTACCCGGGTCCTGGCCGCAATCCGTGAGGCCATCGACCGGCTCTTCAAGGGTCTCGGCTTCCGCGCCCGCACTGCGCTGGAGAGAGCCCTGAAGCCTGCCGCAGCCCTGGGGGTGTCACAGGGGGCGCAGGTGCTCACCCTCCTGACGGGTCGTCCTGCTCCCCGGCGCAGCCCTCACCTGCCCTGGGCCCTGCGGCGCGTGGCCAACAGCCTGCCTGGCCTTGCCGAAGAGCAGCGGCGCAGCGCCCTCTCCCTCCTGAAGCCTGCACTCGTGCGGCGTCTCGGCCTCACCGGCGCTCTCGCCGCCATCGGCAGGGCTCGCGGCGTTGTCGGCCGCCTCAAGGCCACGCTGTCCCAGACGGTCAACGAGGCCGTCAACGAGGGAATCGCCGAGCAGATCCGCCAAGCCGGGGCGAGGAAGGTCTGGATCTCGGAGCGGGATGCGTGCACCGCATGCCTTGCTTACGCGGGCCTCGTCGTGGACGAGAACGCCGATTTCCCGGGCGGCCTGAACTGGGACCCCGGCCAGCGCGGCAGGACCGACCCGATCGCGACACCCCCGCGCCACCCCCATTGCCGGTGTCGCATCGCCGCCTGGGATGACGACTGGGCCGTGCCGGGTATTCCGTCGATGCCCGAGGTGCTGCAACGCGAGGCGCGCCGCTCCGTGGCCCGCGGCTGGTCGCTGCCCTCGGAGTCCAATGCCGCCCGCATCCGTGCTGCTCGGGAACTGATCCGCACCGGCCCCCGTCTGCCCAAATCCGTCGTCGAGTTCGCCTCTGATGCCGTGCGCGCCGGGCGATTTGAGAACCGCACCTTTCCCGCAACCGGCCCCGGTGCGGGATGAACAAGGAGATCCACATGGCACCCAAGACCCTCGCCCGATCCCGCATCCACCAGCCCGGATGGGCGCACCCCGCCTGGTACGGCGCCGGCACCTTCAGCCCCGTCTTCTACGCCGACGGCGACCCGGTCGCGGAGCCCGATGACGTCCCTGAGGGCGAGCCGGAACCTCAGGCCGAGCCGGAGGATGACTGGACGCCTCCGACCCGCGAGGAGTGGGAGGCGCACCAGGCGAAGCTGAAGACGGCATCGGGTGAGGCGGCTGCGCGCCGCAAGTTCCTGCGTGCCAACGGCATCGACCCCAAGACCGGTAACAAGCTCAACCCGGACCCGGAGCCTGATACGGAGCCTGCGGCAGACCCCAAGGACACGCAGCCCCAGGGTCCGTCGCCGGCCGAAGTGAAGCGGCAGGTCGAACGCGCCGTCGCCGAGGCCAAGGTCGAAGGACTGCGCGCCGCCAAGGAGATGGTCTCCAACGTCAACTCCGTCCTTGAGGAACTGGGTTGGAACGGCCAGCGCCTTGGGCTCGTCATGCAGCTCGCCAACCTCGACGGCCTGGACTCGGACGACAAGGAAGGCATCTTGGAGGAGTTCGACCGCGTGAAGGGGATCTTCCCGGAGGGATTCACGCCGCTCAAGCGCACCCGCAACCCCGCCAATCCGTCCAATGGGGCTGGTGGTTCTGGCCAGAATGGTGTAACCCCGGCTAAGATCGACGCAGCCGACAAGAAGCCGCCGGCCCCCGAACCCAAGGACTGGGTGGAGAAGCTGGCCCGGCAGGCAACTCGCGGCGCGTAGTACGCCCCAGGTGGGGCACGGCACGACAGGCTTTCGGGTCTGAGCAGGGATGAGCGGGACGCTCACAGGTCCGCCCAGGTAGGGCATCCACCCAACCGGCGGGCCGTGAGCCCCTGTTCTTCCTGAGGTTGCCATGCGCCCGACGCGCGCCCCTGTATTCGCTCTCCCGGAGCCGGGCTCGATCCTCGGCTACCGCAAGGACGGGCGGCCGATCTACCACATCGCCGGTGCCGCGAGCACCGACATCATCGACTCCTGGATCCCCATCGAGTGGGACTCCGAGGTCATTCAGCGCATTCAGCGCGAGTCCGCGATCGAACAGCTCGGCTACCGCGTCCCCATGGGCTCGGCGACGAAGCGCATCCTGCGCTCCGCGGGCCTCACCGTGACGGCGGGTACGACGTACACCGACGACACGTCGACGAACGATTACATCACCCTCACCGCCCGGCGCCTGATCGCGAAGTTCACCGTCGACGAGGACGACCTGTCCGACGCCGCGACGGTCGTCGACACGATCCGCATCAAGGGCATGGACTGGGCGATCTCCTACGCCGACTCCTTCGACAACGCGTGCCTCGGCGTCTCCGCCGCGGAGAACGGCTCGACCGTCCCGTTCACCTCCGCGTACAAGTCGCTGCGCACCACCAACTCGGCGACCGGCTACACCGCCGACGACAACTACGTGACGTGGGACGACGACCTGATCGCCATCCCGTCCACGCCACTCGGAACCAGCCTGTACGAGCGGCTGTCCACCGCCTTCAAGAAGGTGGAGACCGGCCAGTTCTGGTCGCAGGCCGACCAGTTCGTCATCGCCGCCCCCGGCTGGCGCGACGCCCTCCGCCTGTGCACCGACAACCAGGGCCGCCCCATCTTCCAGCCGGCCTCCGGCTCCACCCCGGACAGCCTGTTCGGCGCCCCCATCACCTGGTCCCGCGGCGCCAAGGTGTCGGCGACCATGCTCGGCGCGCCCGGCGGCAACGACCTGCTGCTCTTCGGCAACAAGTCGTACCTGAAGAAGGGCGAGCGGTCCCAGCCCGAGTCGCTCGTCGACCAGGCCCGCGCGCAGGACAACACCGACGACACCGCCGTCAAGTTCCGTGTCCGCCGGGCGTTCCAGCTGGCGCACGAGAAGGCGTTCTCCATCGTCGAGCGCATCACCGACTAGTCGCCCACGGGACTGCCGTCGGGGACTGGTGGGTGCCACCCCCGACGGCACCGGTACAGGAAAGGGAGGGCAGGCATGGACTACGGGCAGATGACGACGCCGCAACTGCAAGCGGAGTGCAAGAGGCGAGGCCTGCCGTCCGGCCGCGTCAAAGCCGAACTCGTGGAGCGCCTCACCGACGCCGACGCCCAGGGTGCGCCGCCGGAAGGCACCGAAGGCGCGGACGTGGCGGGTGGCGATATGGCCACCGTCGTCCTCAGCGACGGCGAGCAGGTGCCGCAGCCGGACGTCACCGTTGAAGCCCAGCCCGACCTGCTCCCGCCGACCCCGGAACCGTTCGACACGCATGACCCCAAGCCGGCCGCCCCGTCGTCGTTCCGCCGGACCTGGCAGCTCGGACCCGGAGGCCTTGACGAGGCGACGCACGCCGAACTAAGGCGTCAGACCCGCGACGCCGCAATCGCCGCCGGTCACACCACTCGCGGCGACGCCTACCGGGTCGGCACCACCGCCGACGGTGAGGTGTACGAGATCAACGTGCGGAGGCGGTCCTGATGCCCTGGGCCACCACCAGTCACGTCACCACCTACACCGGGCTCAACGCCACCGCGGCGCAGGTCGAGCAGGCACAGGCCATCGTCGAAATCTTCGCCGACACAACCGAGGATGCCTCCGACGCGGGAAACATCAGCTCAAAGAACCTGCGGCTCCTGAAACTTGCCGTCGCCTACGAGGCTGCATGGATCACCCAGCACCCCGACGTGTTCACGAACATCGACCTCACACAAGTGCAGCAGGATGGCGTCGTCGCGACCATGCAGCACAACAACGCCCTCGTGCTGGCACCGATGGCGAAGCGCTGCATCGACCGGCTGTCCTGGCGCAGGACCCGATCCCAGCGAATCGGCCCGATGGCCGGATCCAGGGGCGGTGTGCCGCGGCGCATGAACGCCACCAACGCGGTAGCGGACGACAACGATCCGCGCTGGCAGCCGCTCGACACGGGCGGAGGCTGCTGATGCTCGCCCTCGCGACCACAACCGTGAGCGTCCTCCGCGGAAGTTCGACCGACGCCTTCGGCGACGAGACGGACACGTCAACGGTGCTGAAGGCGGGCATCGCGGCGTCACTGATCGAGTCGACGCGCACCGCCATGGAGCCCGTGTCGGGCACCCCGCGGATCATCCGCACCCATGTTGCGCGGCTGCCCGCAACGACGGACGTCACCGAGGACGACCGCATCAAGGACGAGCGGACCAACGAGATCTACATCGTCGTCTCGGTCACGAAGAACTCCAACCCGGTCCTCGCGCAGCCGTTGCGCGTGGACCTGAAACGCACAGGACGAGCCGCCTGAGGCTCCGACACAGCAACACAGCCCCGACGGCACCCACGGCCCGTAAACGGCCGGCCGGACGGGCAGCGAGACCCGCCAGCCGTAGAGGAGGTGCAGGGATGGGTGCTGACTACCGCATTGTCGTGAACCACGGCTGGCAGGGCTGGGTCCGCAACTCCGTCACCCGCTACCTCGAAAAGCTGGGCCGCGAAATCCAGTCCGACATGGAGCGCATGGCCCCCGTGCGCACCGGCCGCCTGCGTGCCGGGATGTATCACGAGGTGAACCGCGGCGAGCTGCGGGTCGGCGTCCGCAACGTGCCCTACTGGTCGACGGTCGAGTTCGGATCCGGCCCGCACATCATCAAACCGAACACAAAGAAGGCCCTGCACTGGCCTGGCGCCCGGCACCCGGTGAACCAGGTTCTCCACCCCGGCACGCCCGCGCAGCCGTTCATGCGAGTTGCCCTTTACAAGCGGCGGGGGAGGCTCTAGTGGCCGTCACCCCGAAGGCGAACACGGAACTCGTCGCCGTCGCCTGGCTCTCGTCGGCGACAGGCGTGGAGGTGGGGCAGGTCGCCACCACTCTCCCGTCGGACGTCGCGGCATGGGAGACGAACGGCTTCGTCCACGTGGTCGGCACGGTAGGCGGATCGCCGCAGCTCGACTACGCGCTGCGTGAGCCCGTCGTCCAGGTCGACGCCTACGCCGTCAACCCCGGCTCCGGCAAACCGCCCTGGGGCAAGGCGGCCTCCCTGATGGAACTCCTCGTCGCAGCCACCTACGACGAGGCGGGTCTGCAGCGGGTTCTCACGCTCCGCCCGGGTTACCCCCAAGCCCGCGTCCTCACCGCCCACTTCATGTCGGAGCCGCGGCGCATGCCGAACGATGACTCGTCGTTCGCACGCTTCCAGGCCGACCTCGTCCTGCACTGGATCACCCTCTAGGAGCGCCATGCCGACCGTCCGCACCACCATCCAGCCGCATGTCGAACTTGAGGTCGGCGACGCCGAGTACCTCGACCTGAAGCGGCAGGGCCTCCTCGTCGAGGACGCCCCACCGCCTGCCACGCCCGTTCCTGCCGCCGCACCGGCCAAGACCCCCACTACCGGTGCGAAGAGCAAGGAGAGCTAGGCCATGGCGGTCACCACCACCAACTTGATCATGGGTCCGGGGACCCTCTACATCGGGGCGTTCGGCGCCACCGAACCACTCGACACCGTCGTCAACGCCACGCCCGCCGCATCGTCGTGGACAGACCTCGGCGGCACCCAGGACGGCGCCAAGCTCACCATCGACCAGACGTACACCGACCTCGACGTCGACCAGATCGTCGACGTGCCCGGCGCGCGCCTCACCAAGCGGCTGTTCACCATCGAGACGAACCTCGCCGAGCCCACGCTGGAGAACCTCAAGTACCTCCTCAACGACGGCACCGCCGCGTCCGGGTCGGGCTACAAGAGCTTCGAACCGATCTACGCCAGCTCGGCGACACAGCCCACCTACCGGGCGGCGATCCTCGACGGCTACGCACCCGGCCAGCTCCGCCGCCGCTTCATCATCCGCAAGGTGCTCTCCAGCGACAAGGTCGAGTCCACCTACAAGAAGGACGGCCAGACCCTCTTCACCGTCAAGTGGTCGGGCTTCTACGTGTCCTCCGTCATCGCCCCCTTCAAGCTCATCGACGAATCCGCCTAGGAGCCACCGTGACCACCCGAGCGCCCAAGACCCGCACCGCTCCGGTGCCCGCCACGCCCGAAGACGACGGCGTGCTGCGCATCTCGACCTCCTCGAATCCGCCCGTTGAGGAGGCGCGCGTCACGCTGTTCGTCATCGACGAGGAAGAGTTCACCGTCCCCAAGGTGATCTCCGAGCGGCTGGTGTTCCTCGCCCTCAACTCGATGCGCGACGACGGGCCGCTCTTCAGCGCACAACGGCTAGTCGAACTCCTCCTCGGCCGCCCCCAGTACAGCCGTCTCCTCGGCCACTACGAGCGCCAGGCGATCACGCAGGAGAACTTCGATGCCATCGTCAAGACGGTCAGCGCGCTCTTCTTCGACCACATGAACCGCGGCGACGACGCGGCGGGAAAAGCTTCACCCGCTTCGTAGAGCGGGTCGACGGCCACGCCTGGATCGTCGACCATCGCGCCGACCTCGACGCCGACTTCCTCGCCATCTACCACGTCGACCTCGAATCCACCGTCGTCGGCGCCAGGCGATTCCTGGAACTCGCCGCCAGACTCCCCGCCTACCACAGCGTGATGGCCGCCCGCATGGCCGTCGAAGAGCAGCAACAGGCAGCCGCACCTGCCGCGTATCCCGAAGCCGAAGAGGTGTCCGTCGACGCGATCGGGCTCCTTATTCCCGGCCTCATCGAACGCGTAAAGGTGTGAGCCCATGTCCTTCCTGATCGCCTCTGGCCACGTATCGGTCGAGGCGCGCGTGGACAAGGCCACCCGGGACATCACCGCGCTCATCGGCGCCCTCGGCGCGGTCGGCCCGGCAACCGCCGTAGCCGGGGCCGGGGTAGCAGCGGCCGGGGTGGGGGTCCTCGCATTCGGCGCCGCAGCCGGCAAGCAGGTGCTGAACCTGGCGAAGGCAACACAGGCGCAGAACAAGTACAAGGAAGCGGTCGCCGAACACGGCAAGGCGTCGAAGAAGGCCACCGACGCGGAAGCCGACTACCAGCGGATCCTGGCGAAGCAGCCGGCCGCCACCCGGGAGGCGACGGCAGCATGGGCGGCGCTGGGCGCCGAATACACCAAGTGGTCGGACGGCCTGGCCGACGACACCATGCCGGTGTTCACCAAGTCGTTCCAACTGTTCCAGGCCCTGCTCCC is drawn from Streptomyces liliifuscus and contains these coding sequences:
- a CDS encoding phage tail tube protein encodes the protein MAVTTTNLIMGPGTLYIGAFGATEPLDTVVNATPAASSWTDLGGTQDGAKLTIDQTYTDLDVDQIVDVPGARLTKRLFTIETNLAEPTLENLKYLLNDGTAASGSGYKSFEPIYASSATQPTYRAAILDGYAPGQLRRRFIIRKVLSSDKVESTYKKDGQTLFTVKWSGFYVSSVIAPFKLIDESA
- a CDS encoding SAP domain-containing protein; the protein is MDYGQMTTPQLQAECKRRGLPSGRVKAELVERLTDADAQGAPPEGTEGADVAGGDMATVVLSDGEQVPQPDVTVEAQPDLLPPTPEPFDTHDPKPAAPSSFRRTWQLGPGGLDEATHAELRRQTRDAAIAAGHTTRGDAYRVGTTADGEVYEINVRRRS
- a CDS encoding HK97 gp10 family phage protein yields the protein MGADYRIVVNHGWQGWVRNSVTRYLEKLGREIQSDMERMAPVRTGRLRAGMYHEVNRGELRVGVRNVPYWSTVEFGSGPHIIKPNTKKALHWPGARHPVNQVLHPGTPAQPFMRVALYKRRGRL
- a CDS encoding phage major capsid protein, yielding MRPTRAPVFALPEPGSILGYRKDGRPIYHIAGAASTDIIDSWIPIEWDSEVIQRIQRESAIEQLGYRVPMGSATKRILRSAGLTVTAGTTYTDDTSTNDYITLTARRLIAKFTVDEDDLSDAATVVDTIRIKGMDWAISYADSFDNACLGVSAAENGSTVPFTSAYKSLRTTNSATGYTADDNYVTWDDDLIAIPSTPLGTSLYERLSTAFKKVETGQFWSQADQFVIAAPGWRDALRLCTDNQGRPIFQPASGSTPDSLFGAPITWSRGAKVSATMLGAPGGNDLLLFGNKSYLKKGERSQPESLVDQARAQDNTDDTAVKFRVRRAFQLAHEKAFSIVERITD